The following proteins come from a genomic window of Rutidosis leptorrhynchoides isolate AG116_Rl617_1_P2 chromosome 10, CSIRO_AGI_Rlap_v1, whole genome shotgun sequence:
- the LOC139870213 gene encoding uncharacterized protein has translation MAYSSFDDEYTMLALEMLEGDQSDEGDSSNVHLTRRYIRRDHHEAHDRLIRDYFDERLKYSEVEFKRRFQMRRRVFIQIMEGILNFSANHLPKYFEWFHVRPDFRGELGISTHLKITAALRLLTYGYAPDASGEYLQMLERVARESLQNFTKCITVLYSNDYMREPTREDMERLYEVHEENHDFPGMLGSVDCMHWVWGKCPVAWKGQFKRGDHSHPTIMLEAVASYDNWIWHAYFGVVGSNNDINVLNTSPLFESMLNDNFPDIPYAINGVEYKRGYYLADGIYPQWASFVKAYSSAANPKSKYFSRKQSKARKDVERTFGILQGRWHILQQPARAYSLKAIQRIMYACIIMYNMIVEDNGFNISENNWVYKPVQNMQTTWYDRCEEYKARTKELHDREVHERLRGDLVKHVWAIRAQEEEEEAEDEGKE, from the coding sequence ATGGCTTATTCATCTTTCGACGATGAGTATACTATGCTTGCACTAGAAATGTTAGAGGGCGATCAAAGTGATGAGGGGGATAGTTCTAATGTTCATTTAACGCGACGCTATATCAGACGTGATCACCATGAAGCACATGATCGCCTCATAAGAGACTATTTTGATGAACGTCTGAAGTATAGCGAAGTGGAGTTCAAACGTCGATTTCAAATGAGGAGACGTGTATTCATCCAAATTATGGAAGGTATATTAAATTTTTCTGCAAATCATTTACCTAAATATTTTGAATGGTTTCATGTTAGACCTGATTTCCGTGGCGAGTTAGGCATTAGTACACATTTAAAAATAACGGCGGCACTTCGTCTGTTGACATACGGTTATGCACCCGATGCGTCAGGCGAGTATTTACAAATGTTGGAACGTGTAGCTCGTGAAAGTTTACAGAATTTTACGAAATGTATTACTGTTTTATATTCAAATGATTATATGCGGGAGCCTACTCGTGAGGACATGGAACGTTTATACGAGGTTCATGAGGAAAATCATGACTTTCCCGGCATGCTAGGTAGTGTAGATTGTATGCATTGGGTTTGGGGAAAATGTCCGGTTGCATGGAAAGGCCAATTTAAGCGAGGAGATCATAGTCATCCAACTATTATGCTTGAAGCCGTTGCCTCGTATGATAATTGGATATGGCATGCTTATTTTGGGGTTGTTGGGTCAAACAATGACATAAATGTGTTAAATACCAGTCCTTTGTTCGAATCGATGCTTAATGATAATTTCCCAGACATCCCTTATGCTATTAATGGTGTGGAGTACAAAAGGGGTTATTATTTAGCGGATGGGATTTACCCTCAATGGGCATCGTTTGTTAAAGCGTATTCGAGTGCAGCAAATCCCAAGAGTAAATACTTTTCACGCAAACAATCTAAGGCAAGAAAGGATGTTGAGAGGACTTTTGGTATTTTACAAGGACGTTGGCATATACTACAACAACCTGCAAGGGCTTATTCTTTGAAGGCTATTCAAAGAATTATGTATGCATGTATCATAATGTATAACATGATAGTTGAAGATAATGGGTTCAACATTTCTGAGAATAATTGGGTGTATAAACCGGTTCAGAACATGCAAACTACTTGGTACGATAGATGTGAAGAGTATAAAGCCAGGACGAAGGAATTACATGATCGAGAGGTGCATGAACGTTTACGAGGCGATTTAGTCAAACATGTTTGGGCTATTCGAGCTCAGGAGGAGGAAGAGGAGGCGGAGGATGAGGGGAAAGAGTGA